One part of the Dehalococcoidia bacterium genome encodes these proteins:
- a CDS encoding AtpZ/AtpI family protein yields the protein MAQGGGGSGGYQILGTAAWFAGMGWTIAIAIILGVLAGNWLDGRAGTHPLFLLIGLCLGLALGLFSAGRMLMRFLSSGS from the coding sequence ATGGCGCAGGGCGGAGGCGGCTCGGGCGGTTACCAGATTCTGGGCACGGCTGCCTGGTTCGCCGGCATGGGCTGGACGATCGCCATCGCCATCATCCTCGGCGTGCTTGCGGGCAACTGGCTGGACGGCCGCGCGGGCACGCACCCGCTCTTCCTGCTGATTGGACTCTGCCTGGGGCTGGCGCTGGGGCTGTTCTCCGCCGGGCGCATGTTGATGCGCTTCCTCAGCAGCGGCAGCTAA